CGCCGTTGCGGAAGGTCAGCACGTCGTCGGGGCGGTAGGCCTCGTCGCTGATGGCGTTCTCGGCCGAGCACAGCAGCGCGACGACGGGGACCTTCGGCTTGATGGTCTTGGCGATGGCGAGCATCGCGCCCATGACGCCGCAGCCGCCGTCCTTGTCGCGCTTCATGCCGACCATGCCGCCGCCGACCTTGATGGACAGGCCGCCCGAGTCGTAGGTCATGGTCTTGCCGACGAGCACGATCGGCTTGGCGGTCTTGCTCGCCTTGGCCGGGCGGTACTCGATGCGGATCAGGTGCGGCTCGTTCTCGCTGGCCTTGCCGACGTTGATGAGCCCCTCCATCTTCTCGCGCTTGAGGGCGTCGCCCTTGAGCGCCGTCACCTTCAGGCCGTGCTTGCTCAGCTTCTTGGCCTCGGCGAACATCCACGCGGGCGTGGCGACGTTGGGCGGCGTCTGGCTCAGCGTGCGGGCGAAGTTGGCGCCTTCGGCCAGCCCGAGGCCGAGCTGGAGGGCCTTGGTGCGCGCGGCCTTGGACTCGATGATCGCGAGCTTCGGCTTGGCGCTCGAGGGGTTCGCCGTGCCGCGGAAGGTCTCGCAACGCCAGCTCAAGAGGCCCAGGCTCTCGCCGACGGCGGCCATCGCGTCGCCCTCGTCCATCTTGGCGGCGGTCAAGGCATCGTCGAGCTCGAACCGAACGCTGGTCGCCTTGGTGGCTGAGAGCTGGCGTCCCGCGGCGGCCACGGCGTTGCGGATCGTGTCGGCCGTCAGCGTCGTGGCGTCGCCCAGCCCGAGCAGCAGCACCCGACCGGCCGGCTTGCCGCCTCCGGGAAAGGCCTGCGCGATCGAGCCCGCCTCGCCCGTCGACTCGGCACGCTTCGCCGCGGCCGCCAGCGACCCGTCGGCGTCCAGCTTCTTGGCGGCCGGGCCGAGGCCCTTGCCCTTGAGCACGCCCACGACGATCGCCTGGGGCTGGCCGGTCTTCTTCACGGTGATCGCGTCGAACATGGTCGTGGGCTCCTCTCTGCCGACGGTGCTGCTGATGCCTGGAAAGGG
This Phycisphaerales bacterium DNA region includes the following protein-coding sequences:
- a CDS encoding leucyl aminopeptidase family protein encodes the protein MFDAITVKKTGQPQAIVVGVLKGKGLGPAAKKLDADGSLAAAAKRAESTGEAGSIAQAFPGGGKPAGRVLLLGLGDATTLTADTIRNAVAAAGRQLSATKATSVRFELDDALTAAKMDEGDAMAAVGESLGLLSWRCETFRGTANPSSAKPKLAIIESKAARTKALQLGLGLAEGANFARTLSQTPPNVATPAWMFAEAKKLSKHGLKVTALKGDALKREKMEGLINVGKASENEPHLIRIEYRPAKASKTAKPIVLVGKTMTYDSGGLSIKVGGGMVGMKRDKDGGCGVMGAMLAIAKTIKPKVPVVALLCSAENAISDEAYRPDDVLTFRNGVTVEVTNTDAEGRLVLADGLCYACDKEKPAAIVDVATLTGGVVVALGSTFAGLWCDDDKLRDKVQAASDASGERVWRLPLHKEYKDMMKSPIADIINSNPNRKAHPIQGAAFLSYFVDEKIPWCHLDIAGTHAVDGDEGPYVKGPTGFSARLLARLAQHW